The following proteins are co-located in the Paenibacillus sp. JNUCC32 genome:
- a CDS encoding VOC family protein, with product MEKNNLLRMDNVGIVVESLDDAISFFEEIGLKLEGRATVEGEWAGRVTGLGSQCVEIAMMVTPDGHSRIELSRFLTPPTISDHRTSPVNALGYLRVMFTVEDIDEMVSRLTKHGAQLVGEVVQYEDSYRLCYIRGTEGILVGLAEQLGNK from the coding sequence ATGGAAAAAAACAATTTACTAAGAATGGACAATGTCGGCATCGTTGTAGAATCCCTTGATGACGCAATTTCTTTCTTCGAGGAGATTGGCTTGAAGCTCGAAGGGCGAGCCACGGTCGAAGGTGAATGGGCTGGTCGCGTAACCGGACTGGGTTCACAGTGCGTAGAGATTGCTATGATGGTTACCCCAGACGGCCACAGCCGAATTGAGCTTTCCCGATTTCTCACCCCACCTACTATATCAGATCACCGGACTTCTCCTGTAAACGCCCTCGGTTATCTACGCGTCATGTTCACCGTGGAAGACATTGACGAAATGGTATCCAGACTCACTAAGCATGGTGCTCAGCTCGTTGGCGAAGTCGTTCAGTATGAGGACTCGTATCGGCTCTGCTACATTCGTGGAACCGAAGGAATTCTAGTCGGTTTGGCGGAACAACTCGGTAACAAATAA